One Cucumis sativus cultivar 9930 chromosome 1, Cucumber_9930_V3, whole genome shotgun sequence DNA segment encodes these proteins:
- the LOC101212218 gene encoding pentatricopeptide repeat-containing protein At1g08070, chloroplastic isoform X2, with amino-acid sequence MPLKPLKPSISIAQFTQIHAKLLTNPKPHIFNPLLGSLVNSIFPENGLFLYNQMLRYPSSHNHFTFTYALKACCFLHQTQKGLEIHAHLIKSDVVSWTSIISGLSKLGFEKEALSKFLSMNVRPNSTTLVTALSACSSLRCLKLGKAIHGLRMRTLNEENVILENALLDFYVRCAYLRSAENLFEKMPKRDVVSWTTMIGGYAQSGLCEEAVRVFQNMVHVGEAIPNEATLVNVLSACSSISALHLGQWVHSYINSRHDVIIDGNVGNALINMYVKCGNMEMAILIFKAIEHKDIVSWSTIISGLAMNGLGKQAFVLFSLMLVHGVSPDDITFLGLLSACSHGGLINQGMMVFEAMKDVYNISPQMRHYACMVDMYGKAGLLDEAEAFIKEMPMEAEGPVWGALLHACQLHGNEKKYEKVREWLLGSKGVTVGTFALLSNTYACCDRWNDANDVRVAMRSRGLKKMAGRSWIEMVDSTYPLR; translated from the exons ATGCCATTGAAACCTCTGAAACCCTCAATTTCGATTGCTCAATTTACCCAAATCCATGCCAAACTCCTCACAAATCCAAAACCCCATATTTTCAACCCTTTGCTCGGTTCTTTGGTGAACTCCATTTTCCCTGAAAATGGCCTCTTCCTCTACAACCAAATGCTTCGCTACCCATCTTCCCACAACCACTTCACCTTCACTTATGCCCTCAAAGCCTGTTGCTTCCTTCATCAAACCCAAAAGGGCCTCGAAATCCATGCCCATCTCATCAAATCAG ATGTTGTTTCTTGGACTTCAATCATTTCTGGTCTTTCCAAGCTCggttttgaaaaagaagcaCTGAGTAAGTTCTTGTCCATGAATGTGAGGCCTAATTCTACTACTCTTGTCACTGCTTTATCTGCTTGTTCTAGTCTTAGATGTCTCAAACTTGGGAAAGCTATACATGGGCTTAGAATGAGGACTTTGAATGAGGAAAAtgttattttggaaaatgCCCTTCTTGATTTTTATGTTAGATGTGCGTATTTGAGGAGTGCAGAGAATCTGTTTGAAAAAATGCCTAAAAGAGATGTAGTGTCTTGGACGACAATGATTGGGGGCTATGCACAGAGTGGATTGTGTGAAGAGGCTGTGAGGGTATTTCAAAACATGGTTCATGTGGGAGAGGCTATACCCAATGAAGCCACTCTAGTTAATGTATTATCTGCATGTTCTTCCATATCTGCTCTGCATTTGGGTCAATGGGTGCATTCATATATCAACTCTAGGCATGATGTGATAATTGATGGAAATGTTGGAAATGCTTTGATTAACATGTATGTCAAATGTGGCAACATGGAAATGGCGATTTTGATCTTCAAAGCTATTGAGCACAAGGATATCGTATCATGGAGTACAATCATTAGTGGGTTAGCCATGAATGGCCTGGGAAAGCAAGCTTTTGTTCTCTTCTCACTCATGTTAGTCCATGGCGTTTCTCCAGATGATATAACATTTCTTGGTTTGTTATCTGCTTGCAGCCATGGTGGGTTGATCAATCAAGGCATGATGGTGTTTGAAGCCATGAAAGatgtttataatatttcacCTCAAATGAGGCATTATGCTTGTATGGTGGACATGTATGGAAAGGCTGGGCTATTAGACGAAGCAGAGGCATTCATAAAGGAGATGCCTATGGAAGCTGAAGGCCCAGTTTGGGGAGCTTTGCTTCATGCTTGTCAACTTCATGGGAATGAGAAGAAGTATGAGAAAGTTAGGGAATGGTTGCTTGGAAGCAAAGGGGTTACAGTGGGAACTTTTGCTTTGTTATCAAATACTTATGCTTGTTGTGATAGATGGAATGATGCTAATGATGTTCGAGTTGCCATGAGAAGTAGAGGGTTGAAGAAAATGGCTGGACGTAGTTGGATTGAAATGGTCGATTCTACGTATCCTTTAAGATAA
- the LOC101212218 gene encoding pentatricopeptide repeat-containing protein At1g08070, chloroplastic isoform X1: MPLKPLKPSISIAQFTQIHAKLLTNPKPHIFNPLLGSLVNSIFPENGLFLYNQMLRYPSSHNHFTFTYALKACCFLHQTQKGLEIHAHLIKSGHLSDIFIQNSLLHFYILDGDVSSASLIFDSIPDPDVVSWTSIISGLSKLGFEKEALSKFLSMNVRPNSTTLVTALSACSSLRCLKLGKAIHGLRMRTLNEENVILENALLDFYVRCAYLRSAENLFEKMPKRDVVSWTTMIGGYAQSGLCEEAVRVFQNMVHVGEAIPNEATLVNVLSACSSISALHLGQWVHSYINSRHDVIIDGNVGNALINMYVKCGNMEMAILIFKAIEHKDIVSWSTIISGLAMNGLGKQAFVLFSLMLVHGVSPDDITFLGLLSACSHGGLINQGMMVFEAMKDVYNISPQMRHYACMVDMYGKAGLLDEAEAFIKEMPMEAEGPVWGALLHACQLHGNEKKYEKVREWLLGSKGVTVGTFALLSNTYACCDRWNDANDVRVAMRSRGLKKMAGRSWIEMVDSTYPLR; this comes from the coding sequence ATGCCATTGAAACCTCTGAAACCCTCAATTTCGATTGCTCAATTTACCCAAATCCATGCCAAACTCCTCACAAATCCAAAACCCCATATTTTCAACCCTTTGCTCGGTTCTTTGGTGAACTCCATTTTCCCTGAAAATGGCCTCTTCCTCTACAACCAAATGCTTCGCTACCCATCTTCCCACAACCACTTCACCTTCACTTATGCCCTCAAAGCCTGTTGCTTCCTTCATCAAACCCAAAAGGGCCTCGAAATCCATGCCCATCTCATCAAATCAGGTCATCTTTCTGACATCTTCATCCAAAATTCTCTGCTCCATTTCTACATTCTCGATGGCGATGTTTCTTCTGCTTCTCTAATCTTTGACTCCATCCCTGACCCAGATGTTGTTTCTTGGACTTCAATCATTTCTGGTCTTTCCAAGCTCggttttgaaaaagaagcaCTGAGTAAGTTCTTGTCCATGAATGTGAGGCCTAATTCTACTACTCTTGTCACTGCTTTATCTGCTTGTTCTAGTCTTAGATGTCTCAAACTTGGGAAAGCTATACATGGGCTTAGAATGAGGACTTTGAATGAGGAAAAtgttattttggaaaatgCCCTTCTTGATTTTTATGTTAGATGTGCGTATTTGAGGAGTGCAGAGAATCTGTTTGAAAAAATGCCTAAAAGAGATGTAGTGTCTTGGACGACAATGATTGGGGGCTATGCACAGAGTGGATTGTGTGAAGAGGCTGTGAGGGTATTTCAAAACATGGTTCATGTGGGAGAGGCTATACCCAATGAAGCCACTCTAGTTAATGTATTATCTGCATGTTCTTCCATATCTGCTCTGCATTTGGGTCAATGGGTGCATTCATATATCAACTCTAGGCATGATGTGATAATTGATGGAAATGTTGGAAATGCTTTGATTAACATGTATGTCAAATGTGGCAACATGGAAATGGCGATTTTGATCTTCAAAGCTATTGAGCACAAGGATATCGTATCATGGAGTACAATCATTAGTGGGTTAGCCATGAATGGCCTGGGAAAGCAAGCTTTTGTTCTCTTCTCACTCATGTTAGTCCATGGCGTTTCTCCAGATGATATAACATTTCTTGGTTTGTTATCTGCTTGCAGCCATGGTGGGTTGATCAATCAAGGCATGATGGTGTTTGAAGCCATGAAAGatgtttataatatttcacCTCAAATGAGGCATTATGCTTGTATGGTGGACATGTATGGAAAGGCTGGGCTATTAGACGAAGCAGAGGCATTCATAAAGGAGATGCCTATGGAAGCTGAAGGCCCAGTTTGGGGAGCTTTGCTTCATGCTTGTCAACTTCATGGGAATGAGAAGAAGTATGAGAAAGTTAGGGAATGGTTGCTTGGAAGCAAAGGGGTTACAGTGGGAACTTTTGCTTTGTTATCAAATACTTATGCTTGTTGTGATAGATGGAATGATGCTAATGATGTTCGAGTTGCCATGAGAAGTAGAGGGTTGAAGAAAATGGCTGGACGTAGTTGGATTGAAATGGTCGATTCTACGTATCCTTTAAGATAA
- the LOC101212624 gene encoding uncharacterized protein LOC101212624 — protein MRKTGGTEKKRVRRQSTAVQNAAKDPNSDTPPRKQAAKKDVFQLFSEKVRDHKDLESRWAVLQETRVEYFRGKDFVSFLRNHPELKDILDSDKNLETEDIGNALLSKNLLVRCDRVVKTVRPGKRKLSTWPAHLEIFPDQVFSEQDAFFAWTFVKRRPFWQTLLSFCWPVLTLAICLFPVYPHQCKLLILYSCAGVLLLILSLLLLRGAVFGLSYILLGKRMWFFPNILAEEATLRELFRFWPSKDEEEKPKWTTRLFYAVVAVLIILLLRHHAPDEAARARYQKRVSNIIDDVLEWSPRLALSGMMEKQQTVVNATNPDPNTAENPTSDSTGPDSIPDQPEPETIDYVEHSDQYNHDGDHTHQ, from the exons ATGAGGAAAACAGGAGGAACCGAGAAGAAGAGGGTCAGAAGGCAATCAACTGCTGTTCAAAATGCTGCCAAAGATCCCAATTCCGATACTCCTCCTAGG AAACAAGCTGCAAAGAAGGATGTGTTTCAGTTGTTTTCTGAGAAAGTGAGAGACCACAAGGATTTAGAATCAAGATGGGCTGTTTTACAAGAGACACGTGTTGAGTATTTTAGAGGCAAGgattttgttagttttttgaGAAATCATCCAGAGCTCAAGGATATTCTCGATTCAGATAAAAATTTGGAAACTGAAGATATTGGCAATGCATTGCTAAGTAAGAATCTCTTGGTTAGGTGTGATCGTGTGGTGAAAACTGTTCGTCctggaaagagaaaattgtcTACATGGCCAGCACATCTGGAGATATTCCCG GATCAGGTGTTCTCTGAACAGGATGCCTTTTTTGCTTGGACATTTGTTAAGCGGAGGCCATTTTGGCAGAcacttctttcattttgttggCCTGTGTTGACCCTTGCAATTTGCTTGTTTCCTGTATATCCTCATCAGTGCAAGCTTTTGATACTTTACTCATGTGCTGGGGTTCTGCTTCTTATACTCTCGCTTCTTTTAT tGAGGGGAGCAGTTTTTGGTTTATCGTATATTCTTCTGGGCAAACGTATGTGGTTTTTCCCCAATATTCTCGCGGAGGAAGCGACGTTGCGAGAGCTATTCCGGTTTTGGCCAagtaaagatgaagaagagaaaccGAAATGGACAACTAGACTTTTTTATGCAGTGGTGGCTGTACTCATCATATTGCTGCTGAGGCACCATGCTCCCGATGAGGCTGCTAGAGCAAG ATACCAAAAGCGTGTATCGAATATCATCGATGATGTTCTCGAATGGTCTCCAAGACTTGCCCTTTCAGGGATGATGGAGAAGCAGCAAACAGTGGTCAATGCCACAAATCCGGACCCCAACACGGCTGAGAACCCAACAAGTGACAGTACAGGTCCAGATTCTATCCCCGACCAACCTGAGCCTGAAACTATTGACTATGTAGAGCATTCTGATCAATATAATCACGACGGTGATCATACACATCAGTAG